The genomic window TTTCGGGACCCGCAGCACAGACGTTCCGGATCGCATCGGTACCCAAGGTGCTCGCCGCCCTGAAGCGCATGATCATCATGTCATGCAATGCGTACCGGCTGATGGCATATTTCATGTCGCCGGCAATTCGCGGTGGCGTGTTCGTGAAAAATTCCCAGTGGGAAAAAGGCGCGATTGCGGTACTGAAGACCGGCGTCTGGTTTGTCAGCCAGCAGAAACAGGTCTGCATTCCGCTCATGGATGTTTCCGGCATCGAACGGACGAGCCGCGACGTGAACGGGAAACCGATGGAAGTCGTAAAGATCGATCATGTCGAGCACGGTGAGGTCGTTACGAGCTTTGTTCTCTGCCCGCCGACAACGCTTCAGGTCCTCTTCAACTTCCTGAAGGATGCAACGAAGGAGATGGATATGGCCGGGGACGAGATTGATTCCATCGGTGCACAGGTGGCGATGCTCGTCTACAGCGGCATGGATTCGACCGCAATCGAAAAAATGCTTGCCATCGGCCCCGACGAACTTGAAAAGACATATGACGGTCTCCTCAAACTCGGAATCGTCGAGGTTGTGCGCACACGCCGTGAGGTGCAACTGACAACAAAGGGTGCACGATACGTCACCGATGCGGTGAAACCCCCCGAACAATAGTGTAGATCACTAGTGATAATCAATAACCTTTATCACCCATGATAAACAAATCGTTATATGATAAGTCATGGGAAAGATATTGATTGTTGATGACACGATGTTCATGCGAACGCTGCTTAAAAACATTCTCTTTTCCGGCGGGCATGACATTGTCGGTGAAGCTGAAAATGGTGAAGAAGCAATCACATTATATGGTAAGCTGAAGCCCGATCTCGTCACCATGGATGTTGTCATGCCGAAACTGAACGGCATCGAGGCACTGAAATCCATTAAGGGCACCGATCCGAATGCGAAGATTATCATGTGCACCGCTGTCGGGCAGGAGCAGATGGTGAAACTCGCGATTAAGACCGGAGCGAAAGGGTATATCGTCAAACCTTTCCAGGCACCCAAGGTCCTAGAAGAAGTGAAAAACGTTCTTTCGGACTAAAATCATGATTCGCGTCCTCATCGTTGACGACTCCGTTTTTATGCGGAGTATTCTCTCCGATATACTCGGCAGCGATCCCTCTGTCTGTGTGGTCGGTACTGCAGGCGATGGCATTGAGGCACTTGAAAAAATTCGTAAACTCACTCCGGACGTGATAACGCTTGATATCCAGATGCCAAGAATGGACGGCATTGAAACACTTACGCACCTGAAAAATTTCCCCGTAACTCCCCGGGTGCTGATGCTTTCGACCCTTTCGGCCAGGGATGCGGAACTGACAAATAAGGCACTGATGCTCGGTGCCACGGATTTCATGCTCAAACCCCGGAATCTCAGTAAAGTGCGCGAGATTCAGAGCGAACTCATCGAAAAAATCAAACGGGTTGTCGAGATACCCGAGGTGGTGTCGAAATCCACCCGGGAAACCGTTCCTGCCAGCAGAATCGTCGTAATAGGATCTTCGGCGGGGGGGCCGCCGATGCTCGACACTCTTCTCTCCCAGTTATCTCCCGATATATCAGCGGCGTTTGTCATCACCCAGCATATGCCTGAGGGGTTTACTGCCGCACTTTCCCAGCGTCTCAACAGGATCGCAAAGATGCCGGTCAAGGAAGCGGAAAACGGGGACGTTCTCTATGCCGGAAGAATCCTCGTTTCAAAGGGAGGGTACCATACAATCATCAGCGGAACGCTTGAAAAGGGCGGGAAACGCGGGGGACGCATTACCCTCTCAAAATCACCGCCCCTTCATGCGGTTCGTCCGGCTGTCGACCATACGTTCACCTCCGCTGCCAAAGCGTTCGGAAACGCAACTGTCTCCGTCCTTCTCAGCGGGATGGGCAGTGACGGAGGCGAAGGAAGTCTGGCGGTCAAGAATGCCGGGGGCAGGACGATAGTGGTGGCCGAAAAGGACTGCCTTGTATACGGTATGGCCCGCTCTGCGCTCGGATACGGGTGCGTGGACAAGGTTGTCCCGCTTAATCGGCTGAACCACGAGATCAAAAAGGCAGTGAACAATCTGGAGGCCCACGATGACGGACAATGATGGCTACAGGAAACTTTTTGTTGCGGAATCCCGTGAAAATCACGAAAATGTAGTGCGAAATCTCCTGATCCTTGAGGAAGGATCCGATGATGAGGCAATAGCCGAAATTTTCAGGTCTGCCCATACACTCAAGGGCATGTCCGCCTCGATGGGGTATCATGAGATGGAGCACCTCTGCCATTCGATGGAGGATGTCTTTGATCTGATACGAAACGGTCACATTTCAGTCCAGCAGGATCTGATAGACGTGCTGCTCGCCGGCACCGATGTTATCGAGGAGATGCTTGATGACATTGAGGCCGGGGGGGACTGTTCATCGATATCTTCCGGCCATCTTGTGGCGGACCTTGAAAAGTATGCCGCGGAAGATCCCGAAGAATCCGCCGAAGAACCCGTTGCGTCCGAATCCGGCGAGGCGGCACCGGACCGTTATCAGCTGACGATCACGGTCGATGATGCCTGTGCGATGAAAGATATCCGTGCACTCCTCGTGCTCCAGAACCTTGAATCAATTGGCACGATCATCTCCAGCACACCAACGAAGCAGGAGCTTGAAGACGATACAGCGCCGTTTTCGGGAAAGCTGGACGTTGAGATCGACAGTGACGCAGGTCAGGATGCCGTACGATCCGCCGCATCGGGAACGGAAATTGCCAGCGTGTCGTTTGCGGGCGATGAACCTGATATTCCGGCCATACCGGAGACGGAGTCCGGCCGCCCGCCGGACGTGTCCCCGGCACTTCCTGCAAAAATGGCGGAGAAAACGGATAAATCAGACAAAATCCGGGAAGTTAAAAATCTGAGGGTCGATATCACGCGACTGGACCAGATGATGAATCTCGTCGAGGATCTTGTCATCAACGGCGGCCGTCTCAAACAGATTGCGGGAACGTACAAGATCAAGGAGATGGACGAATCACTCAACATGGTGAGCCGTTCCGTCTCGGATCTCCAGAACCTGATGATGAACATCCGCATGATCCCGTTAAACCAGATCTTCAACCGTTTCCCCCGTGTCGTCCGCGATGTCGCCCACCACGACGGAAAGGAAGTCGAATTTACCATGCTCGGAGGGGATACCGAGCTGGACCGCAGTGTCATGGACGGGCTCTCCGATCCCCTGCTCCACCTGATACGAAACGGCGTGAACCATGGCCTGGAAATTCCGGAAGAACGGGAAGCATCGGGGAAACCGCGAAAAGGCACGCTGATGCTTTCCGCACGGCGTGAACAGGGAAACGTGATCATCGAACTCTCCGATGACGGAAAGGGCATCAGGCGTGACCAGATCCTTCTGAAAGCTATCGAACGCGGGCTTGTACAGGAAGAGACAGCGGCCAATCTCACGGATGAGGAGGTTATCGATTTCCTCTTCCAGCCCGGCTTTTCCACGGCCGAGGAAATCACCGACATCAGCGGACGCGGCGTGGGGCTCGACGTTGTAAGAAGCACCATCGAATCACTCAACGGGTCTATCAAGGTGGAGACCGAGGCAGGAAAGGGGTCCCGGTTTACCCTGACCCTCCCCCCGACGATGGCCATCGTGGATGTGATGATGGTGCGGATTAACGATCGGCGATGTGCGATTCCCATCAATGCCGTTGTGGAAGTCGCGAAGGCCGATCTCGAGAATATTCACAATGTCGGCGCAAGCGAAGTGATCATGCTCCGCGACGAAGTGCTCCAGATTTTCCGGCTCGATGAGATGTTCGGAGAGCGGCCGGTGAGCGAGATCATGGTCGTTGTACTGTATAAAGGAAAAAAATGCTGCATTCCCGTCGATATCGTCGAAGGGCAGCAGGAAGTCGTTGTCAAACCTGTCAGCAGCGTGATTGGAAACTGCCGGGGAGTCGGGGGAGTGACCATCCCGGGCGACGGTGCTGTTGTGCCGGTTCTTGATGTAAATACAATGTTATAGAGAGATTGCCATGAAACTCAACGAACAACAACTTGATGCGTTACGGGAGCTTGGGAATATCGGCGCTTCTCATGCTGCTGCGTCCCTGTCGGTGATGCTCGGCAGTGCTGTTGACATGACCGTACCTGAAGTTGAAATTGTAGATATCGCCGGCCTGACCCGCGTTGTTCAGGACGAGATATCTGCTTTCGTGATCTTCGAGATACAGGGAGAAATCTCACCCGGAGGATACCTCGGGCTCTTCATCCCCAAAACATCGGCTATCAGGCTGACAAATACCATGCTCGGGATGACGGATATGGATCGCGAGATTAATGAGATGGACGAGAGCGCCCTGCTCGAAGTCGGAAATATCATGATGTCCCAGTTTCTTGATGCGACGGCGACCCTCCTCAACATCGTGATGCTGCCGTCACCGCCGGACGTGGCCATCGATATGGCGCATGCAATGCTGGAGAGTGTGATTGCCCAGATATCCGGCGATATTAACTCGGTCATCCTCTTCAGTACCGAACTCGTCTGCCAGGAGCACGAAGTAACCGGGTCAATCCTCCTGATGCCCCGTCCGCCCATGCTCAATGACCTGCTCGCACTCCTTGATAACGTCATGAACGGCACCGCGTAAAGGGGGGGTGTTTGTATTTCCGATCGCGATTCCATAAAATTAAAAAAACTACAAAATGTCGGGATCGGTGAATTCCATACGGGCAGTCTGCCGATGACGTCCATCGGACTTGGTTCGTGCGTTGCCGTCATGATTTATGACAAAAAGCGCGGAATAGGGACGATGGCGCATGTCATGCTCCCTGACAACGGCGGAAAATGCGACAGGCCGGGAAAATATGCCAATACTGCAATCCCGATTCTGATCAACGAACTCATACAGGCAGGGTGCCAGAAGCGTTCTCTTGAAGCTAAAATAGCCGGAGGGGCAAGCATGTTTAAAAGCTTCAAGGGGAATCTCGACATCGGTGAACGGAATGCCGCGGCATTGCGCGACCTCCTGCAAAAACATTCCATCCCGATTGTCGGCGAGGATATCGGGGGAACATCCGGCCGCTCAATCCATTATTTCCCTCTGGAAAAGGGGAGGGTAAAAGTAAAACGGGCGGATGGAACATGCATCGATATCTGATTTTACTGTTTGCGGGAGCATTCATTCTCGCAACTCCCGTCTGTGCAGGGCTTGTTCTTTTTGTTCCGGGATCCGATTCCGTCTCCACCACGGGAATCAGGGACATGGCCGACGGTCCGGAGGACACGGTCATTTTTGCAACCGATAACGCACGATCCGAATATAACGGTACCTGGTCCATTCATCACTGGCAGTTCGGCGATATCGAAAAAAGCCCGCTGAGTGATTTTGTCACCGCGGTTGAGTGCGATTCCTCTGGAAATCTCTGGATTGGCTACCCGTGCGGACTGCAGGTGTACAATGGCAGTTCCTATACAACCATCCGCGACCAGCAGCTCCTGAAAAACCTTGCCGTCAACGATCTTCAGGCACGCAGGGAAGAAATGTGGGTGGCTACGGGCAACGCCGGCATTCACCGATATTTCCGGGGCGCATGGACGTGGTTCAAACCCCATGCGCCGGGCAGTCCCGGGTGCTACACCGTGAGGGAAATGGCAGTTGACTATACGACCGGGCGTTTGTATGCCGCTTCGGAGAATTCGGGACTCTGGGTGCTTGACGAGTCGGAGGGAACGACGGAGTTTCATGAGCTGTTCGATCGCGGACAGAGAATTTCCGGCATTCACGGCATCGGGAGTGATATCTTCGGCGGCGTGTTTTTTTACAACAGGACGCATCTCTTCCGGTACCGGGAGGGGGGTGACGTGGAGATCGTATTTTCGATTGCGGAAGCACCCCTCGGCAGCAATGAGATTAACGGTGCGGATCAGACGAGCGGAGGGATGTATGTGATCGCCACGGATGGCGGGATTTCCGGCTGGCAGGACGGGTCATTCATCCTTCACCTGGACCGGAGGGACGGGATCGGAACAAACCTTGTAAAATTTATTGCCGTCGACACTGCCGATCGGATCTGGTTTGCTAATCCCTGCCACTTCGTCGGCTATTACCGGGAGGATTCCTCTGCACCATTGATTCCGGTAATGCCCGCGTATACTCCCGAAGTAGCTGAAAACCTGCCGGAAGAGCCTGCCGTAGCCGATGAAACGGACGATCCCACGGTCATCGGGCAGATCATCGGTTCTATCAGAGGAGTGCTGGGCATGGTTATTCCTGAATCCTGAGCACCTGGAACGTATACGCCTCAAAAGAGTCGAAAAATACCCTTTTTGCCCTTTTTGCACGCCCTTCATCACCTGATTGCGACTCGTTGAACACATACTCTATCAGGGAGAGATAGTACTTCAGGGATCCGAAC from Methanoculleus sp. SDB includes these protein-coding regions:
- a CDS encoding chemotaxis protein CheA, whose protein sequence is MTDNDGYRKLFVAESRENHENVVRNLLILEEGSDDEAIAEIFRSAHTLKGMSASMGYHEMEHLCHSMEDVFDLIRNGHISVQQDLIDVLLAGTDVIEEMLDDIEAGGDCSSISSGHLVADLEKYAAEDPEESAEEPVASESGEAAPDRYQLTITVDDACAMKDIRALLVLQNLESIGTIISSTPTKQELEDDTAPFSGKLDVEIDSDAGQDAVRSAASGTEIASVSFAGDEPDIPAIPETESGRPPDVSPALPAKMAEKTDKSDKIREVKNLRVDITRLDQMMNLVEDLVINGGRLKQIAGTYKIKEMDESLNMVSRSVSDLQNLMMNIRMIPLNQIFNRFPRVVRDVAHHDGKEVEFTMLGGDTELDRSVMDGLSDPLLHLIRNGVNHGLEIPEEREASGKPRKGTLMLSARREQGNVIIELSDDGKGIRRDQILLKAIERGLVQEETAANLTDEEVIDFLFQPGFSTAEEITDISGRGVGLDVVRSTIESLNGSIKVETEAGKGSRFTLTLPPTMAIVDVMMVRINDRRCAIPINAVVEVAKADLENIHNVGASEVIMLRDEVLQIFRLDEMFGERPVSEIMVVVLYKGKKCCIPVDIVEGQQEVVVKPVSSVIGNCRGVGGVTIPGDGAVVPVLDVNTML
- a CDS encoding chemotaxis protein CheD, yielding MSDRDSIKLKKLQNVGIGEFHTGSLPMTSIGLGSCVAVMIYDKKRGIGTMAHVMLPDNGGKCDRPGKYANTAIPILINELIQAGCQKRSLEAKIAGGASMFKSFKGNLDIGERNAAALRDLLQKHSIPIVGEDIGGTSGRSIHYFPLEKGRVKVKRADGTCIDI
- a CDS encoding chemotaxis protein CheC → MKLNEQQLDALRELGNIGASHAAASLSVMLGSAVDMTVPEVEIVDIAGLTRVVQDEISAFVIFEIQGEISPGGYLGLFIPKTSAIRLTNTMLGMTDMDREINEMDESALLEVGNIMMSQFLDATATLLNIVMLPSPPDVAIDMAHAMLESVIAQISGDINSVILFSTELVCQEHEVTGSILLMPRPPMLNDLLALLDNVMNGTA
- a CDS encoding two-component system response regulator, yielding MGKILIVDDTMFMRTLLKNILFSGGHDIVGEAENGEEAITLYGKLKPDLVTMDVVMPKLNGIEALKSIKGTDPNAKIIMCTAVGQEQMVKLAIKTGAKGYIVKPFQAPKVLEEVKNVLSD
- a CDS encoding chemotaxis protein translates to MIRVLIVDDSVFMRSILSDILGSDPSVCVVGTAGDGIEALEKIRKLTPDVITLDIQMPRMDGIETLTHLKNFPVTPRVLMLSTLSARDAELTNKALMLGATDFMLKPRNLSKVREIQSELIEKIKRVVEIPEVVSKSTRETVPASRIVVIGSSAGGPPMLDTLLSQLSPDISAAFVITQHMPEGFTAALSQRLNRIAKMPVKEAENGDVLYAGRILVSKGGYHTIISGTLEKGGKRGGRITLSKSPPLHAVRPAVDHTFTSAAKAFGNATVSVLLSGMGSDGGEGSLAVKNAGGRTIVVAEKDCLVYGMARSALGYGCVDKVVPLNRLNHEIKKAVNNLEAHDDGQ